One genomic segment of Marinitoga piezophila KA3 includes these proteins:
- a CDS encoding LiaF transmembrane domain-containing protein, whose translation MKYVMGIFFVLMGIFLILNGFDIDLFTRIVFNFTRFWPFIFIMIGISILSSTKKLKWMKHLNTVVGIIFILLLLFWNKNTFDTSFSFDYNEEKYEKNYFEILPDEYENKTFKMDFSAVTVKVNIRDDIDKIEGTYYGPEPLEIMNNGNVIKINSDTFLKNGYKIILDLPSKYTYNFDINAGAANFELKEQYNNIEKISIDAGAANIKGEIREGFNIPLVINTDSGALKLSLKIPENSTYFYSLDGLVKNTHIDSGLIKTDINPDIRIISDSGVSSISLKIVGEVGN comes from the coding sequence AGAATAGTTTTCAATTTCACAAGATTCTGGCCGTTTATTTTTATTATGATAGGAATTTCCATATTATCTTCAACCAAAAAGCTAAAATGGATGAAGCATCTTAATACTGTAGTTGGAATTATATTTATTTTACTCTTATTATTCTGGAATAAAAATACCTTTGATACATCTTTTTCATTTGATTATAATGAAGAGAAATATGAAAAAAATTATTTTGAAATATTGCCAGATGAGTATGAGAATAAAACCTTTAAAATGGATTTTTCTGCAGTAACTGTAAAAGTAAATATTAGAGATGATATAGATAAAATAGAAGGAACATATTATGGTCCTGAACCTCTTGAAATAATGAATAATGGTAATGTAATAAAGATTAATTCTGATACTTTTTTAAAAAACGGATATAAAATTATTTTGGATCTTCCTTCAAAATATACATATAATTTTGATATTAATGCAGGTGCCGCTAACTTTGAATTAAAAGAACAATATAATAATATAGAAAAAATTTCAATAGACGCTGGTGCCGCTAATATAAAAGGAGAAATAAGAGAAGGATTTAACATTCCGCTTGTAATAAATACAGATAGCGGAGCTTTGAAATTATCTTTGAAAATACCAGAAAACAGCACATATTTTTATTCTCTTGATGGTTTGGTGAAAAATACTCATATTGATTCTGGATTGATAAAAACAGATATTAATCCAGATATAAGAATTATTTCTGATAGTGGAGTTTCAAGTATCTCATTGAAAATTGTAGGAGAGGTGGGAAATTAA